In the Micromonospora narathiwatensis genome, one interval contains:
- the cds1 gene encoding L-cysteine desulfhydrase Cds1: MTQLDRCDEASRAWVTEAIATVEADANRSADTHLLPFPLPREWGIDLYLKDESVHPTGSLKHRLARSLFLYGLCNGWIGPATTIVEASSGSTAVSEAYFARMLGLPFIAVMPAATSPEKIAQIEFQGGRCHLVDDPARVVIEARWLAEDTGGHYMDQFTYAERATDWRGNNNIAESIYAQLALERHPVPAWVVVGAGTGGTSATIGRYARYRRLPTKLCVVDPDNSAFYPAWQAGDWSLRTDRGSRIEGIGRPCVEPSFLPSVVDRMVQVPDAASLAAMRAGSAVLGRRVGGSTGTNLWGAFGLIAELLAAGRTGSVVTLICDAGDRYAHTYYADEWVAAQGLDLAPHLATIDNFLTTGTWPA; this comes from the coding sequence GTGACTCAACTCGACCGGTGCGACGAGGCCAGCCGGGCCTGGGTGACCGAGGCGATCGCCACGGTCGAGGCGGACGCCAACCGTTCCGCCGACACCCACCTGCTGCCCTTCCCGCTGCCCCGGGAATGGGGAATCGACCTCTACCTCAAGGACGAGTCGGTGCACCCCACCGGCTCGCTCAAGCACCGGCTGGCCCGCTCGCTCTTCCTGTACGGGCTCTGCAACGGCTGGATCGGCCCGGCGACCACGATCGTCGAGGCGTCGTCCGGCTCGACCGCGGTCTCCGAGGCGTACTTCGCCCGGATGCTGGGGCTGCCGTTCATCGCGGTGATGCCCGCCGCCACCTCGCCCGAGAAGATCGCCCAGATCGAGTTCCAGGGCGGGCGCTGCCACCTGGTCGACGATCCGGCCAGGGTGGTGATCGAGGCCCGCTGGCTCGCCGAGGACACCGGTGGGCACTACATGGACCAGTTCACGTACGCCGAGCGGGCCACCGACTGGCGGGGCAACAACAACATCGCCGAGTCGATCTACGCGCAGCTCGCGTTGGAGCGGCACCCCGTACCGGCGTGGGTCGTGGTGGGCGCCGGGACCGGCGGCACCAGCGCCACCATCGGCCGGTACGCCCGCTACCGCCGGCTGCCCACCAAGCTCTGCGTGGTCGACCCGGACAACTCCGCCTTCTACCCGGCCTGGCAGGCCGGCGACTGGTCGCTGCGGACCGACCGGGGCTCCCGGATCGAGGGGATCGGCCGCCCCTGCGTCGAGCCGTCCTTCCTTCCCTCGGTGGTGGACCGGATGGTCCAGGTGCCGGACGCCGCGTCGCTGGCCGCCATGCGGGCCGGCTCGGCGGTGCTCGGCCGCCGGGTGGGCGGCTCCACCGGCACCAACCTGTGGGGGGCGTTCGGGCTGATCGCGGAGCTGCTCGCCGCCGGGCGGACCGGGTCGGTGGTCACCCTGATCTGCGACGCCGGTGACCGCTACGCGCACACGTACTACGCCGACGAGTGGGTGGCTGCCCAGGGCCTCGACCTCGCCCCCCACCTGGCCACCATCGACAACTTCCTCACCACCGGCACCTGGCCCGCCTGA
- a CDS encoding putative glycolipid-binding domain-containing protein, with protein MPKSLFWSRTDTAGSEHAVFDDREGLLARGVVLAVDPIPYTCRYQLTVGADWCTSSLEVEATGAGWARNVRLERAGDGWRVRTGEEGDLDAALRAAGHPPAGLPGTDEPDRLAAALDVDLSGSPLFNTLPVRRIGLGRTPADHARQVTVAWVLLPGLAVLPTDQVYTSLGPGRVRFASDTFTADLDIDPDGFVVRYPGLAERIDPR; from the coding sequence ATGCCGAAGTCGCTCTTCTGGTCCCGGACCGACACCGCCGGATCCGAGCACGCCGTCTTCGACGATCGGGAGGGTCTTCTCGCGCGGGGCGTGGTGCTCGCCGTGGACCCCATCCCGTACACCTGCCGATACCAGCTCACCGTCGGCGCGGACTGGTGCACCAGCTCACTTGAGGTCGAGGCCACGGGGGCCGGCTGGGCACGGAACGTACGCCTGGAACGCGCCGGGGACGGCTGGCGGGTGCGCACCGGCGAGGAGGGTGACCTGGACGCGGCGTTGCGGGCCGCCGGCCATCCGCCGGCCGGGCTGCCGGGCACCGACGAGCCGGACCGGCTGGCCGCCGCGCTCGACGTCGACCTGAGCGGTTCGCCGCTGTTCAACACCCTTCCGGTACGCCGGATCGGGCTTGGCCGGACCCCGGCGGATCACGCCCGGCAGGTCACCGTGGCCTGGGTGCTGCTGCCCGGCCTGGCCGTGTTGCCGACCGATCAGGTCTACACCTCGCTCGGGCCGGGCCGGGTCCGCTTCGCCAGCGACACCTTCACGGCCGACCTGGACATCGACCCGGACGGTTTCGTGGTGCGCTACCCGGGCCTGGCCGAGCGGATCGACCCGCGCTGA
- a CDS encoding DEAD/DEAH box helicase: MSISAAPGTSPSADQAPTPELPATETPDFAALGLPRRLVDALARQGITTPFEIQRATLPDALAGHDVLGRGQTGSGKTLAFGLPVIARLADRNRARPLHPRALVLVPTRELAMQVNDALAPLGKAVGIFLKTAVGGVPYDRQIDALRRGVEIVVATPGRLGDLIERGVCKLDDVEVTVLDEADQMADMGFLPEVTELLAKTPADAQRLLFSATLDNDVDTLVTRFMTDPVTHSTAPPTAAVSTMDHHLLLIPPHDKFAVAASIAARDGRTMLFARTQLGVDRLVEQLAAVGVRAGGLHGGKTQRMRTRTLAEFREGRMKVLVATDVAARGIHVDGVSLVLHVDPPKDPKDYLHRAGRTARAGESGAVATLVLPKQRRTTLAMLEKAGVEPAQTRVRAGDPALAELTGAREPSGVPVRAEPEPRRQGDRPSGPRRFGRERGSFDRGDRGSFERSGRGSFDRGERGSFERGSRGERGSFDRGGYGERRFGDRVSVDRDERRSGRPFGDRREQVGDRGGERRPGDRPSGARSYGDRDTRGYGDRDARGYGERGEQRYEDRSQGGRRFGDRDGRGDRRFGDRGGDLRPTDRRAGFRADGRARDDRARDDRARDDRPRDDRPRDDRRSFGGRPAARTH; encoded by the coding sequence TTGTCCATTTCTGCTGCCCCCGGCACGTCCCCGTCCGCCGACCAGGCCCCGACGCCGGAGCTTCCGGCCACCGAGACCCCCGACTTCGCCGCGCTGGGCCTGCCCCGGCGGCTGGTCGACGCGCTCGCCCGACAGGGCATCACCACCCCGTTCGAGATCCAGCGGGCCACCCTGCCGGACGCCCTCGCCGGACACGACGTCCTGGGCCGGGGCCAGACCGGCTCGGGCAAGACGCTCGCCTTCGGCCTGCCGGTGATCGCCCGGCTCGCCGACCGTAACCGGGCCCGCCCGCTGCACCCGCGTGCCCTGGTCCTGGTGCCCACCCGTGAACTGGCCATGCAGGTCAACGACGCGCTGGCGCCGCTCGGCAAGGCCGTCGGCATCTTCCTCAAGACCGCCGTCGGCGGCGTGCCGTACGACCGGCAGATCGACGCGCTGCGCCGGGGCGTGGAGATCGTCGTGGCCACCCCGGGGCGGCTCGGCGACCTCATCGAGCGCGGCGTCTGCAAGCTGGACGACGTCGAGGTCACCGTGCTCGACGAGGCCGACCAGATGGCCGACATGGGCTTCCTGCCCGAGGTCACCGAGCTGCTGGCGAAGACGCCGGCGGACGCCCAGCGGCTGCTGTTCTCGGCCACCCTGGACAACGACGTGGACACCCTGGTCACCCGGTTCATGACCGACCCGGTCACCCACTCCACCGCGCCACCGACCGCCGCCGTGTCCACCATGGACCACCACCTGCTGCTGATCCCGCCGCACGACAAGTTCGCCGTCGCGGCGTCCATCGCGGCCCGCGACGGGCGCACCATGCTCTTCGCGCGTACCCAGCTCGGCGTCGACCGGCTGGTCGAGCAGCTCGCCGCGGTCGGCGTACGCGCGGGCGGCCTGCACGGCGGCAAGACCCAGCGGATGCGTACCCGGACCCTGGCCGAGTTCCGCGAGGGGCGGATGAAGGTGCTGGTCGCCACCGACGTGGCGGCCCGGGGCATCCACGTCGACGGGGTGTCGCTGGTCCTGCACGTGGACCCGCCGAAGGACCCGAAGGACTACCTGCACCGGGCGGGGCGTACCGCCCGGGCGGGAGAGTCGGGCGCGGTGGCGACCCTGGTGCTGCCGAAGCAGCGCCGCACGACCCTCGCCATGCTGGAGAAGGCGGGCGTCGAGCCGGCCCAGACCCGCGTCCGCGCGGGTGACCCGGCGCTGGCCGAGCTGACCGGTGCCCGCGAGCCCAGCGGCGTACCGGTCCGGGCCGAGCCTGAGCCGCGCCGTCAGGGCGACCGCCCGTCCGGCCCGCGCCGCTTCGGCCGCGAGCGCGGATCGTTCGACCGCGGCGACCGTGGATCGTTCGAGCGAAGCGGGCGCGGATCGTTCGACCGGGGCGAACGCGGATCGTTCGAGCGCGGCTCGCGGGGCGAGCGGGGCTCGTTCGACCGGGGTGGGTATGGCGAGCGCCGGTTCGGCGACCGGGTCTCCGTTGACCGGGACGAACGGCGTTCGGGCCGCCCCTTCGGGGATCGACGCGAGCAGGTCGGGGACCGGGGTGGCGAGCGCCGGCCCGGGGACCGGCCCAGCGGCGCCCGGAGCTACGGCGACCGCGACACCCGGGGTTACGGCGACCGCGACGCTCGGGGCTACGGCGAGCGCGGCGAGCAGCGGTACGAGGACCGCTCGCAGGGCGGGCGGCGCTTCGGCGACCGGGACGGCCGGGGTGACCGGCGCTTCGGTGACCGCGGTGGCGACCTTCGGCCGACGGATCGCCGGGCCGGGTTCCGCGCCGACGGGCGGGCCCGGGACGACCGGGCCCGGGACGACCGGGCCCGGGACGACCGGCCCCGCGACGACCGGCCCCGCGACGACCGGCGCAGCTTCGGCGGTCGCCCGGCGGCGCGCACCCACTGA
- a CDS encoding BldC family transcriptional regulator, giving the protein MDTGDRLLTPGEVAALFRVDPKTVTRWAAAGRIGSIRTPGGHRRFRESEVRALLEGEGMLDEAEDMGRPRNAGPTASTGPGPANAGMY; this is encoded by the coding sequence GTGGACACTGGAGATCGCCTGCTGACACCGGGTGAGGTCGCTGCACTGTTTCGGGTTGACCCGAAGACCGTGACCAGATGGGCAGCGGCCGGCCGGATAGGCAGCATCCGGACTCCAGGCGGGCATCGCCGTTTTCGGGAATCCGAGGTGCGAGCCCTGCTTGAGGGGGAGGGCATGCTGGACGAGGCGGAGGACATGGGCAGGCCACGCAATGCGGGCCCGACCGCCTCGACCGGCCCCGGACCGGCGAACGCCGGCATGTACTGA
- a CDS encoding menaquinone biosynthesis decarboxylase: MAARGFPYPDLKDFLAALERAGELRRVSVPVDPTLEISEIVTRTVRDGGPALLFERPTRGEMPLAINLFGTEKRMAMALGVESLDEIGERIGGLIKPELPVGWSGIREGLGKVMQLKSVPPRKVKTAPCQQVVYRGDDVDLSRLPGLQVWPGDGGVFHNFGLTHTKHPETGKRNLGLYRLQQHSRNTLGMHWQIHKDSTAHHAVAERLGQRLPVAIAIGCDPVVSYAATAPLPSDIDEYLFAGFLRGERVEMVDCLTVPLQVPAHAQVVLEGYLEPGERLPEGPFGDHTGFYTPVEPFPVLHVETMTMQRDPVYHSIVTSKPPQEDHGLGKATERIFQPLLKLMIPDIVDYDLPAAGVFHNCAIVSIRKRYPKHAQKVMNAIWGAHLMSLTKLIVVVDEDCDVHDYAEVAFRAFGNVDYARDLLVTEGPVDHLDHSSYQQFWGGKAGIDATRKLPAEGYTRGWPEEMTMSPEVVSLVDKRWKEYGI, from the coding sequence ATGGCGGCTCGTGGCTTTCCGTACCCCGATCTGAAGGACTTCCTCGCGGCGCTGGAGCGCGCGGGCGAGCTGCGGCGGGTCAGCGTCCCGGTCGACCCGACGCTGGAGATCAGCGAGATCGTGACCCGGACGGTACGGGACGGCGGCCCGGCACTGCTCTTCGAGCGGCCGACCCGGGGCGAGATGCCGCTGGCGATCAACCTGTTCGGCACCGAGAAGCGGATGGCGATGGCGCTCGGCGTCGAGTCACTCGACGAGATCGGCGAGCGGATCGGTGGGCTGATCAAGCCGGAGTTGCCGGTCGGCTGGTCCGGCATCCGCGAGGGCCTGGGCAAGGTGATGCAGCTCAAGTCGGTCCCGCCGCGCAAGGTGAAGACCGCACCCTGCCAGCAGGTGGTCTACCGGGGTGACGACGTCGACCTGAGCCGGCTGCCCGGGCTCCAGGTCTGGCCGGGCGACGGCGGCGTCTTCCACAACTTCGGGCTGACCCACACCAAGCACCCGGAGACCGGCAAGCGCAACCTCGGCCTCTACCGCCTCCAGCAGCACAGCCGGAACACGCTGGGCATGCACTGGCAGATCCACAAGGACTCCACCGCGCACCACGCCGTCGCCGAGCGGCTCGGCCAGCGGCTCCCGGTCGCCATCGCGATCGGCTGCGACCCGGTCGTCTCGTACGCCGCCACCGCGCCGCTCCCGAGTGACATCGACGAATACCTGTTCGCCGGGTTCCTGCGCGGCGAGCGGGTGGAGATGGTCGACTGCCTGACCGTGCCGTTGCAGGTGCCGGCGCACGCGCAGGTGGTGCTGGAGGGCTATCTGGAGCCCGGGGAGCGGTTGCCCGAGGGGCCGTTCGGCGACCACACCGGCTTCTACACGCCGGTCGAGCCGTTCCCGGTGCTGCACGTCGAGACGATGACCATGCAGCGCGACCCGGTCTACCACTCGATCGTCACCTCCAAGCCCCCGCAGGAGGACCACGGCCTCGGCAAGGCCACCGAGCGGATCTTCCAGCCGCTGCTCAAGCTGATGATCCCGGACATCGTCGACTACGACCTGCCGGCCGCCGGGGTTTTCCACAACTGCGCGATCGTGTCGATCCGCAAGCGCTACCCGAAGCACGCGCAGAAGGTGATGAACGCGATCTGGGGCGCGCACCTGATGTCGCTGACCAAGTTGATCGTGGTCGTCGACGAGGACTGCGATGTGCACGACTACGCCGAGGTCGCCTTCCGCGCCTTCGGCAACGTCGACTACGCGCGCGACCTGCTGGTCACCGAGGGGCCGGTGGACCACCTCGACCACTCGTCGTACCAGCAGTTCTGGGGCGGAAAGGCGGGCATCGACGCCACCCGCAAGCTGCCCGCCGAGGGCTACACCCGGGGCTGGCCCGAGGAGATGACCATGAGCCCCGAGGTGGTCTCCCTGGTCGACAAACGCTGGAAGGAGTACGGGATCTGA
- a CDS encoding alpha/beta fold hydrolase, protein MGDGRMPTGFTEQRARVGDVTWNYVRGGRGPTVVLLHGYPQCWRMWRHLLPELAESYEVVAPDLRGFGDSDAPPGGYDKKTVAAELHGLLTGLGLAGEIRLVGHDLGTMVAYAYAAAHPDSVARLVLTEAPIPDESIYTIPALTAAGPAVWNFGFFTVPNGLPEQLVVGREALWVDRFSDSIMVNKGSLGPDDIEEYARHLRDEAHLRASFGYFRAFGQDVADNAAYRSTRLPMPVLAVGAQASLGPQVADQVRRYAGTVTGEVVDNCGHWLFEERPAELAALLLPFLRG, encoded by the coding sequence ATGGGCGACGGACGGATGCCAACGGGATTCACCGAGCAGCGGGCCCGGGTCGGCGACGTGACGTGGAACTACGTCCGGGGTGGCCGGGGACCCACGGTGGTGCTGCTCCACGGCTACCCGCAGTGCTGGCGGATGTGGCGGCACCTGCTGCCGGAGCTGGCGGAGTCGTACGAGGTGGTCGCCCCCGACCTGCGCGGCTTCGGGGACAGCGACGCCCCGCCCGGCGGGTACGACAAGAAGACGGTCGCCGCCGAGTTGCACGGGCTGCTCACCGGACTCGGCCTGGCCGGGGAGATCCGACTGGTCGGCCACGACCTCGGCACCATGGTCGCGTACGCCTACGCCGCCGCCCACCCGGACTCGGTCGCCCGGCTGGTGCTCACCGAGGCGCCGATCCCCGACGAGAGCATCTACACCATCCCGGCGCTGACCGCCGCCGGCCCGGCCGTGTGGAACTTCGGCTTCTTCACCGTTCCCAACGGCCTGCCGGAGCAACTCGTCGTCGGCCGGGAGGCCCTCTGGGTGGACCGCTTCAGCGACTCGATCATGGTCAACAAGGGCAGCCTCGGCCCGGACGACATCGAGGAGTACGCCCGGCACCTGCGCGACGAGGCGCACCTGCGGGCCAGTTTCGGCTACTTCCGGGCGTTCGGTCAGGACGTCGCGGACAACGCGGCGTACCGGTCGACCCGGCTGCCCATGCCGGTGCTCGCCGTCGGCGCCCAGGCCAGCCTCGGCCCCCAGGTCGCCGACCAGGTGCGCCGGTACGCCGGCACGGTCACCGGCGAGGTGGTCGACAACTGCGGTCACTGGCTGTTCGAGGAACGCCCAGCGGAGCTGGCCGCCCTGCTGCTGCCGTTCCTTCGCGGCTGA
- a CDS encoding Lrp/AsnC family transcriptional regulator, with protein MDAIDLSLVELLRGNARLSYAELARQVGLSAPAVHERVGKLEASGVIRAYRAEVEPEAIGLRVTALIGIVEDSNADTDDVLEAFRQMPEIESCYFMAGVESFLLKARVGTIAELEQLIVRLNRTPGVASTRTGIALSTKWENRPQPVEPPAS; from the coding sequence GTGGACGCGATCGACCTGAGCCTCGTGGAGTTGCTGCGCGGGAACGCCCGCCTGTCGTACGCCGAACTGGCCCGCCAGGTCGGCCTCTCCGCCCCGGCCGTGCACGAGCGGGTCGGCAAGCTGGAGGCGAGCGGGGTCATCCGGGCGTACCGGGCCGAGGTGGAGCCGGAGGCGATCGGGCTCCGGGTCACCGCGCTGATCGGCATCGTGGAGGACTCCAACGCCGACACCGACGACGTGCTGGAGGCGTTCCGGCAGATGCCCGAGATCGAGTCCTGCTACTTCATGGCGGGGGTCGAATCGTTCCTGCTCAAGGCGCGGGTCGGCACCATCGCCGAGCTGGAGCAGCTGATCGTACGGCTGAACCGGACGCCGGGGGTGGCCTCCACCCGTACCGGCATCGCGCTGTCGACCAAGTGGGAGAACCGGCCCCAGCCGGTCGAGCCGCCCGCCTCCTGA
- a CDS encoding terpene synthase family protein produces the protein MTETVLRFLRSACPIAPRLSPYAEPVQEWLTGQLDRLGLPPDAVARERLARAGFARYASRLHPDADEPDLRVLTALFTWFFLVDDICDGPGQPDPARIRALRDGALTLLRQGSRARHPGLTGPLRRLLVEAWREPRRRMPARWRLRFADAVAHHLDGAWREAVARTAGRPPGVDEYVKLRRATSAAYVSYPLIEFATGRPLPDAVHHHPALRRLADLGNDLLSWFNDIASLDRDRATAGGHNLVLAVAAERGVPVATAVDLVAARWRTEMGRFLALRAAVPSFGPALDESVTAHLDGVANAVRGTVDWTLESARYPAGSGG, from the coding sequence ATGACGGAAACCGTGCTCCGGTTCCTACGGTCCGCCTGCCCGATCGCGCCCCGGCTCTCCCCGTACGCCGAGCCGGTGCAGGAGTGGCTGACCGGTCAGCTCGACCGCCTCGGGCTGCCGCCGGACGCCGTCGCCCGGGAGCGGCTGGCCCGCGCCGGCTTCGCCCGGTACGCCAGCCGGCTCCACCCGGACGCCGACGAGCCCGACCTGCGCGTACTGACCGCCCTGTTCACCTGGTTCTTCCTGGTGGACGACATCTGCGACGGGCCGGGCCAGCCGGACCCGGCGCGGATCCGGGCGCTGCGGGACGGCGCGCTCACCCTGCTCCGGCAGGGCTCCCGTGCCCGCCATCCCGGCCTCACCGGCCCGTTGCGCCGGCTGCTCGTGGAGGCGTGGCGGGAGCCCCGGCGCCGGATGCCGGCCCGCTGGCGGCTCCGCTTCGCCGACGCCGTCGCCCACCATCTCGACGGCGCGTGGCGGGAGGCGGTCGCCAGGACCGCCGGCCGGCCGCCCGGGGTAGACGAGTACGTCAAGCTGCGCCGGGCCACCTCGGCGGCGTACGTGTCGTACCCGCTGATCGAGTTCGCGACCGGCCGGCCGCTGCCCGACGCGGTCCACCACCACCCCGCGCTGCGCCGGCTCGCCGACCTCGGCAACGACCTGCTCTCCTGGTTCAACGACATCGCCTCGCTGGACCGGGATCGGGCCACCGCCGGCGGCCACAACCTGGTGCTGGCGGTGGCCGCCGAACGGGGTGTGCCGGTGGCCACCGCGGTGGACCTGGTCGCGGCGCGCTGGCGTACGGAGATGGGGCGCTTCCTGGCGCTGCGCGCCGCCGTGCCGTCCTTCGGGCCGGCGCTGGACGAGTCGGTCACCGCCCATCTCGACGGGGTGGCCAACGCCGTCCGCGGCACCGTCGACTGGACCCTGGAAAGCGCCCGCTACCCGGCCGGCTCCGGCGGCTGA
- a CDS encoding UbiX family flavin prenyltransferase: MREPWVVGVSGASGTPYPAAVVRGLLDAGEAVDLIVSRAARLTILDETGRPFRDAHWADDLAAWLGRDLADADLRFWPAGDLAAGPSSGSYRVRGMAVVPASTAACAGIAIGLSKDLLQRAAEVNLKERRPVVVVPRETPVTRSHLEHLITLHDAGAVVLPASPGFYGAGAAASAQQLVDFVAGKVLDALGVPHTLFRRWSGELAAARRDADRT, encoded by the coding sequence ATGCGCGAACCATGGGTGGTGGGCGTCTCCGGGGCATCCGGCACGCCGTACCCGGCCGCCGTCGTCCGTGGCCTGCTCGACGCCGGTGAGGCGGTGGACCTGATCGTCTCCCGGGCCGCCCGGCTGACCATCCTGGACGAGACCGGACGCCCCTTCCGGGACGCGCACTGGGCCGACGACCTGGCCGCCTGGCTGGGCCGCGACCTCGCCGACGCGGACCTGCGGTTCTGGCCGGCCGGAGACCTGGCCGCCGGGCCGAGCAGCGGCTCCTACCGGGTACGCGGAATGGCCGTCGTCCCGGCCAGCACGGCGGCCTGCGCCGGTATCGCGATCGGGCTCTCCAAGGACCTGTTGCAGCGCGCCGCCGAGGTGAACCTCAAGGAACGGCGACCGGTGGTCGTGGTGCCACGGGAGACCCCGGTGACCCGCAGCCACCTGGAACACCTCATCACGCTGCACGACGCCGGTGCCGTCGTGCTGCCGGCCAGCCCCGGCTTCTACGGAGCCGGCGCGGCGGCCTCCGCCCAGCAGCTGGTCGACTTCGTGGCCGGCAAGGTGCTGGACGCGCTCGGTGTGCCGCACACGCTCTTCCGGCGCTGGTCGGGCGAACTGGCGGCGGCCCGACGGGACGCGGACCGCACCTGA
- a CDS encoding carboxymuconolactone decarboxylase family protein, whose product MSRPVFTAHTLDTAPAAARATMAGVHRNLGHLPAAVALMAESPELLKGFLTANAVFEASDLDPIAREVVVFTVATRNECHLCVAMHTAALTRQGADPELIDALRAGAELPDPRLEALRRFTRAVLDHRGAVPDDGLDAFLAAGWQPRHALDVVLGVGTYTISTFANRLTAAPLDPPLAAYAWEPAA is encoded by the coding sequence ATGTCCCGACCTGTCTTCACCGCACACACCCTCGACACCGCGCCCGCCGCCGCCCGCGCCACCATGGCGGGCGTCCACCGCAACCTCGGCCACCTACCCGCCGCCGTCGCCCTGATGGCCGAGTCCCCGGAGCTGCTCAAGGGCTTCCTCACCGCCAACGCCGTCTTCGAGGCCAGCGACCTCGACCCGATCGCCCGCGAGGTGGTGGTGTTCACCGTCGCCACCCGCAACGAGTGCCACCTCTGCGTGGCCATGCACACCGCCGCGCTCACCCGCCAGGGCGCCGACCCGGAGTTGATCGACGCCCTGCGGGCCGGCGCGGAACTGCCCGACCCGCGACTGGAGGCGCTGCGCCGGTTCACCCGCGCCGTGCTCGATCACCGGGGCGCGGTCCCGGACGACGGGCTGGACGCCTTCCTCGCCGCAGGCTGGCAGCCCCGGCACGCGTTGGACGTGGTACTCGGCGTCGGGACGTACACCATCTCGACCTTCGCCAACCGGCTCACCGCCGCGCCGCTCGATCCGCCCCTGGCCGCGTACGCCTGGGAGCCGGCCGCCTGA
- the mqnP gene encoding menaquinone biosynthesis prenyltransferase MqnP — protein sequence MADEGTPRDLAVSVADSSPSAGTAGSGSARSRGRVGAFLRLVAIEHSVFALPFAYLSALTAMQVHGGHVRWGELLLITVAMVGARTFAMAANRILDRRIDARNPRTANRELVTGAVSLRTAWTGAAVALVVFLAAAALLNPLCLVLAPLAVVPLVVYPYGKRFTNWPHAILAIAQAVGPVGAWLAVTGTLAGSWPAWLLGAAVGLWIGGFDLIYACQDADVDRRIGVHSVPARYGLRFALHASTVAHVVTFALFLWFGVLVGFGWLWWIGLALTALAFGYQHLVVSPTDLSKVNRAFFTANGFVGIALFVFAVLDLVIRLGLRG from the coding sequence ATGGCCGACGAGGGCACCCCCCGCGATCTTGCAGTTTCGGTCGCCGATTCGTCCCCTTCCGCCGGCACTGCCGGGTCAGGAAGTGCAAGATCACGCGGGCGGGTAGGGGCGTTTCTGCGGCTGGTGGCGATCGAGCACTCGGTTTTTGCGTTGCCGTTCGCGTACCTGTCGGCGCTGACCGCGATGCAGGTGCACGGCGGGCACGTTCGGTGGGGCGAGCTGCTGCTGATCACCGTGGCGATGGTCGGGGCGCGCACGTTCGCCATGGCCGCCAACCGGATCCTCGACCGGCGGATCGACGCGCGGAACCCGCGTACCGCCAACCGGGAACTGGTCACCGGGGCGGTGAGCCTGCGGACGGCCTGGACCGGCGCGGCGGTCGCCCTGGTGGTCTTCCTCGCCGCCGCCGCCCTGCTCAACCCGCTCTGCCTGGTGCTCGCGCCGCTCGCCGTGGTGCCGCTGGTCGTCTACCCGTACGGCAAGCGGTTCACCAACTGGCCGCACGCGATCCTGGCCATCGCCCAGGCGGTCGGGCCGGTCGGCGCGTGGCTGGCGGTCACCGGCACCCTCGCCGGCTCCTGGCCGGCGTGGCTGCTCGGCGCGGCCGTCGGTCTGTGGATCGGCGGCTTCGACCTGATCTACGCCTGCCAGGACGCCGACGTCGACCGGCGGATCGGCGTGCACAGCGTCCCCGCCCGCTACGGGCTGCGCTTCGCGCTGCACGCCTCCACCGTGGCGCACGTGGTGACCTTCGCGCTGTTTCTCTGGTTCGGCGTGCTGGTCGGTTTCGGCTGGCTCTGGTGGATCGGGCTGGCGCTCACCGCGCTCGCCTTCGGCTACCAGCACCTGGTGGTCAGCCCGACCGACCTGAGCAAGGTCAACCGGGCGTTCTTCACCGCCAACGGGTTCGTCGGCATCGCGCTGTTCGTCTTCGCCGTGCTCGACCTGGTGATCCGCCTCGGCCTGCGCGGCTGA
- a CDS encoding MarR family winged helix-turn-helix transcriptional regulator — protein sequence MATPDRPGFVLPLLLLAGFRTLIDDLHAELARQGHPDLRPVHGFVLQAVGVAGTTASELGQRLGVSKQAAGKTVDRLVTLGYLERADDPADARRKLVRLTDRGLDGLRRSAVIFDQLRDRWAAALGTDRVAALEDDLRTVALPNFFRLDVPGWFGA from the coding sequence ATGGCAACGCCTGACCGCCCCGGCTTCGTACTCCCCCTGCTCCTGCTCGCCGGCTTCCGTACGCTCATCGACGACCTGCACGCCGAGCTGGCCCGCCAGGGGCACCCCGACCTGCGCCCGGTGCACGGCTTCGTCCTCCAGGCGGTCGGCGTGGCCGGCACCACCGCCAGCGAGCTGGGCCAGCGGCTCGGCGTCTCGAAGCAGGCGGCGGGCAAGACCGTCGACCGGCTGGTGACGCTCGGCTACCTGGAACGCGCCGACGACCCGGCCGACGCGCGCCGCAAGCTGGTCCGGCTGACCGACCGGGGGCTGGACGGGCTGCGCCGCTCGGCGGTCATCTTCGACCAGCTCCGGGATCGCTGGGCGGCGGCCCTCGGCACCGACCGGGTCGCGGCGCTGGAGGACGACCTGCGCACGGTCGCCCTGCCGAACTTCTTCCGCCTCGACGTCCCTGGCTGGTTCGGCGCCTGA